In one Arachis duranensis cultivar V14167 chromosome 9, aradu.V14167.gnm2.J7QH, whole genome shotgun sequence genomic region, the following are encoded:
- the LOC107465725 gene encoding uncharacterized protein LOC107465725, whose product MNQNVYTPCHQPYEPPPPYTPPQYPHPQEPPPTYTTFLLTFELPLPPQFQVFQPLPQEEQDLQAFLQEQEGFRRKQGEFMATIAEAVHRLTLLCSSNQDIPLEECGVATKECSEEEDIEPQGKEDELEQESQKEEEGRTSEPEEINRELREFDQEVDCIINDF is encoded by the coding sequence ATGAACCAAAATGTCTATACACCTTGCCACCAACCTTATGAACCACCACCTCCTTATACACCACCTCAATATCCCCACCCACAAGAACCACCTCCCACATATACAACCTTTCTCCTAACTTTTGAACTTCCTCTTCCACCGCAATTTCAAGTTTTCCAACCCTTGCCCCAAGAAGAACAAGACCTTCAAGCATTCCTCCAAGAGCAAGAAGGGTTCCGAAGGAAGCAAGGGGAGTTCATGGCCACCATAGCTGAAGCGGTACACCGCTTGACCTTGCTATGCTCAAGCAATCAAGACATTCCCCTTGAGGAATGTGGAGTAGCAACGAAGGAGTGTAGTGAGGAGGAGGACATAGAGCCTCAAGGGAAAGAAGATGAGCTAGAACAAGAGTCGCAAAAAGAGGAGGAAGGTAGAACTAGTGAACCGGAAGAGATAaatagagaattgagagaatttgATCAAGAAGTGGATTGCATCATCAATGATTTTTAG